CCCACTCCAGCACTTCCTCCGTGCAGTCGTCGTCCATCGCGAACCCGACCCAGGTCGGCCGCCCACCGGCGCGCCGCCCCGCGGCCGACGGCTGGACGACGATCACGTTGGCCTGGTCGCAGGGGCCGAGGCAGTCCGTCGTACGCACCGCGAAACCGTGCTCGGCGGCACCCGCGCGCAGCCGTTCCAACTGCCAGGCGTGGTCGGTGCCGGGGTGTTTGCGCGGGTCGCCGCAGCAGCAGCCCCGGCACACGACCAGGGTGCAGGGCCGCTCGCGGGCGGCGCCGATGAGGAACGTACGGGGGGCGGGAGTGGCGGCAGACATGCAAGAAGCATGAGGCCAGGGCTCTCGCGGGCCGCCCGCGGGGTGGCGGGTCCGACTGTCTAGGGTGGGCGGGTGACCGCCGACAACAAGCGCCCGCTCGCCGTGTTCGACCTCGACAACACCCTCGCCGATACGGCCCACCGGCAGCGGTTCCTGGAGCGGAAGCCGCGTGACTGGGACGGTTTCTTCGGTGCCGCGCCGCAGGATCCACCCCTGGCCGAGGGCATCGCGCTCGCGCTGGAGAGTGCCGAGGAGTGCGAGGTCGTCTATCTGACCGGGCGGCCCGAACGCTGCCGGCGCGACACGCTCGCCTGGCTCGCCGCGCAGGGGCTGCCCGAGGGGCGGGTCCTCATGCGGCGCAACGACGACCGCAGGCCCGCCCGGCGCACCAAGCTGGAGAAACTCGGGCAGCTCGCCCGCGACCGCGAGATCCGGGTCCTCGTGGACGACGACGAGCTGGTCTGCGACGACGCGGAACGGGCCGGTTTCAGGGTCGTACGGGCCCGCTGGACCTCCCCCTCCGCCGCGCTGGAGGCGGCACAGGAGGGGGAGGGCCGGACCTGACAGTCGTAGCCGCTACGGCCGTCAGTCCTCGTCCTCGATGCGGAAGCCGACCTTCAGGCCGACCTGGAAGTGCTCGATCTGCCCGTTCTCGATCTGGCCCCTGACCTGGGTCACCTCGAACCAGTCCAGGCCGCGCAGGGTCTGCGCGGCGCGGGCGACGCCGTTGCGGATGGCCTGGTCGATGCCCTCGTGAGAGGTGCCGACGATCTCGGTGACCCGGTACGTGTGCTCGGACATGCGGGTACTCCTCTCGGCCGTGACGGGCGCGTCACGCGTCACTCCACACACCACCGTGCCCCAAGGTGCGGCAGCGCGCGAGACGGCCCGTCGTCCGATGTCAGCGCACCACGCTCAGCGACAGCGCGAAGCGTCCCTCCCGGTCGGTCCACCAGTGGGTCAACTCCAGCCCGGTGGCGGCCAGTTCGGACCGCACGCCCTCCTTGCGGAACTTCGCCGAGATCTCCGTGCGGAGTTCCTCGCCGGCCGTGA
The nucleotide sequence above comes from Streptomyces sp. N50. Encoded proteins:
- a CDS encoding (2Fe-2S) ferredoxin domain-containing protein, giving the protein MSAATPAPRTFLIGAARERPCTLVVCRGCCCGDPRKHPGTDHAWQLERLRAGAAEHGFAVRTTDCLGPCDQANVIVVQPSAAGRRAGGRPTWVGFAMDDDCTEEVLEWAAAGGPGIAAPPVTLELQFIDPPRDARVRSRR
- a CDS encoding dodecin, which produces MSEHTYRVTEIVGTSHEGIDQAIRNGVARAAQTLRGLDWFEVTQVRGQIENGQIEHFQVGLKVGFRIEDED